The Natrinema versiforme genome segment GCTGAGACAGCGTACCCGCCGACGAGAACGTACTCGTGACCCTGTTGGGTGAGCTCCTCGAGCAGTTCGATGAGCGCGTCACTTCGGTTGTTGAAGCTCATGGCTGGGCCCGTTCGGTCTCTCGATACGCGACGCCGAGGTCGAGGTCCTCGTACATCCGGTCGAGCATCGCCAGCCCCGACTGGAACTGGGCGTAGTTCTCGTGCATATACTCGATTGTCTCTGCTCTCGGGATCACCGGGTACCCTTCAACGTGCTCGATATCGAGTGACGCGCGTGGCTCGAGGACGATCTGCAGCGGTCCGTCCAACTCGTCTCGGGGCTGTCGCTCGAATGCGGTCGGGAGGTCGAACGACTCAAAAAACGTCTCCCAGGCGTCGACGTCCTGCTCACGAACAGCGAGGAACAGTGGATAGTCGTCGGGCTCGCGACCGACCTGGTAGCCGCCCTGTGTCCACACGTAGACGGCGTCGATCCGCGTGAACGCGAACGGCCAGTCACTGAACTGTGGGATGACGTACGTTTCCTCGATGGAGGGTGGACTGACGCCGGCGCTGGCAGCGACGAGCTCGAGTGCTGCGTCGCGTACTCGCTCGTCGACGACAGTGAGGCCGTCATCATAGGAAACGTAGCCTGCGTCTTCCAGCCGATTGACGGCCTGTCTCACTGTCTCGTAGGGTGTGTGGAGGTGTTGGGCGACACGGCGGATGGAGTCACCACTCTCGATGGCGAGGATAGTCTGTGCCGCCGTGTCGTCGAGCACCTCATACATCTGGTGGTTACCAATAATCCGGTAACAGTTAAAAGTCTTACTCGACTGGCCGTAAAGCACGATCTCCCCACTTGTTTCGAAGGTAGTCCAGATCCCCACTGAAAACACGCGGAACGACTATAACGAATTCAACGAGCAAAACGAATAGAACGAGAAAAATGAATGGATTGAACGCATTCTGAGGAACGAACTGGTTGAGGATGAGCTGGCCGGCTTCTACTCGATGAACAGAACGAGTGAAACGAACGTAACGAATAGAACGAATGCATTGATGGCAACGATAGTATTTGCCTCAACGAGCGAAACGAACAATTGGTTTTAACATCGTAGTATTCCTCTCACCGAGTGAAACACCCTCACCAAACCAAACGAACAGAACGATCAAAACGAACGGAACGAACACAACGAGGCAAACGAAAGAAATGACCGACACCAACACCGCACGAATCACCGTGGCGAATCAGAAGGGAGGCGCGGGGAAGACAACCGACGTCATTCATACTGGCGGCGCACTCGCTGCCCGAGACCACGACGTCCTCCTGGTCGATATCGACTACCACGGGGGGCTCACCTGCTCGCTTGGCTACAATGATCTGTACTACGACACCGACCGCACAACGCTGTTCGACGTCCTCGACTTCGACCAGATGGAGTCGGTGAACGACATCATCGTCGAGCACGAGGAATTCGATATCCTCCCCGCCAGCGAGAAGCTCGCGAACAACAAAAACATCCAGACGTTGCTTGAGGCCCCGAAGAGTCGAGAACGACTGGAGATGACTCTCGACGAACTCGATAAGGACTACGATTACATCATCGTCGACACGCCGCCATCCCTGAACGTCCTCACCGATAATGCCTTGGTCGCGACCGGCAACGTCGTCATCCCCGTCATTCCCGAGAAGCTCAACGCCAACAGCCTCCAGATTTTCGCAAAGCAGCTGAGCTCCCTCGAACAGGCGTACGGAGATATCAATCGGCTCGCGATTGTCTGTAACCGTGTCGAGCAGAACGCCGAACACCGCGACACCATCGAGGAGATCAAGTCGGCGTACTCCCTCCCAGTGTTCGAGATCCCGAAGCGGACAGATCTCTCCCAGTCGATCGGCAAGGGGGTATCCGTCTTCGGCTTCGGCAAGGAGAACCAACGCGTCGAGGATGCACGCGACCTGTTCAACGAGATCGCCGACCTGTTCGACGAGACGTTCGAGAAGACCGCGCCTGAGGAGGTGGAAGCATGAGCGACGGCTGGGGTGATGCTTCCGGCATCGAGGGCAACTACGAAGAGGAGGACGATGAGGTCGATTCCGGCGAAACGAGTGAGATGAGTGAAACGGTGGAAACCAGTTCATCGACCGAAACGACCGAATCGAATTCAACGAGTGAAACGAACAAAACGAGCGAAACGAAGACGAACATCAAGGACGAGTGGAACGGACGAACGATCTACATTCCCGACAATGTCCTCGACGAGATGGAGGACACTTACCTCGAGTCCCAGTTGAAGCTCCGCAAGGCGGGCCAGGACGAGTTCAAGAAGAACCGTCACTTCTACCCGCTACTCGTCCAGTTCGGTGTTGAGGCACTCTCTGAGGCGGATGCCGAGGAAATCCAAGCTCGGCTTTCGGAACTCGGTGATGAATGACCTCGCGCAGAGCGAGGTCCGGCAGAAGTTGAGGGTGGCCGTCTCAATGCATACGACGTGAACGCAACACAGTTTTCATTCAGAGGACTCAGGCTGGACCGACTGCTCAGTATGCATGCGATCGGTCATCCGGCCGTCGCAGATTAGGGGAGCCGTCGACAACAACAGCCCGTCTGAGTTACAATACAGATCGGCTCTGATGCTGTCTAACTTATATATTGACAGTATCGCGCGTGGCTTCACTAAACACCGAGTTCGTCAACCACCGTTCTGCTCTGCGGAGTCGGTACCGAAGCGTAGATTTCGGAAGATCAAGTTCATCAGCCATGTCCCCCAGAGATGCTTCTCGCGGTGTCTCGTAGTAGCCAAACTCAACTGCTGCCTCGATGGCTTGGCGCTGGTCGTGTGGGAGATCCATCTGCGAGATATCTGCGTTCAGCCAAGCCGACGGGGACCCGACCTGTTTGAGTGATAACTCGACTCCCCCTGGGAGGCCGTCTTGTAACCGGTCGAATATCTCACCACCCATCGTATCGCCCGGGAGCAGGACTCGCCACTCGTACACGTTCCCGCGCCGTCGCGCGTCGAACAGTGCCCCATTACCGACTGTCTGCGTCGTGAAGAAGGGTATCGAGTGGCAGTACCTCCCGCCTGATGAGTACGAGTAAATGAACCGACCTCCTCTCTCGTCTGCGACCACCTCGTGCTCTCCATCGATAGTGCAATCAGAATGCTCACCGAGGCACTCGTTGCACACAGAGTGATCCATCATCACTCGCTCTACTTTGTCCAGCGCATCATTCGGCCCGACGAACCGGTCGACTCGCCAGAGCCCCGCACTCGAGGCGGTAACCCGTAGTGCACGGCCGACGAGATCTGGATGGGAAATAAACACATCCATGAGTGGATCAGCACCTCGCTCGTACTCGGCTGTAAGGATATATTCGCGCATATACAGGCTATAAATCTGGCCCTACAAACTTCTTTGGTCGCTTTCTTACAGATTATGGGTTTTGATGTTGCGTATACGCGAACCAAGAACTACGGAGTACTCCCGTAAACGTTGTGGCGTGAACGAGACGGATACCCGAAGTCTGGAAATTGAGCTCCCCATCGCTGTGTACGAGCACCTGGAAGACGAGGACAAGACGGTTACGGAAACCCTCGCGGCTCTCGCGACGGGCCACGTACAGTTGCAAGAGTCCATCGAGACCTACACGAACCGAGAGGATGGAGGCGCAGGCTCTGACTCGAATCGGCTGGAAACGAGCCCGCCGATCGCTGAATTACTTGGGTTTCAGGTGGAGTCGTTTGGAAATGGCGAAGCGATCGTCACTTTCGATCCCGGGCCGGAACACGCCAATCCGATGGGAACGCTCCACGGTGGCGTTCTCTGCGACATCGGTGACATGGCGATGGGAGCCGCCTACGGGAGTACACTCGCCGACGACGAGTCGTTCACGACGCTCGAATTAGACGTCAAGTTCCGGCGACCCGTGTGGGAGCAGCCTCTCACTGCGACGGGGCAGGTTATCGACGCAGGACGAACCGTGGGGCTAGTCACGTGTGATATTACCGGCCCGGATGGGGAACTCGTTGCACACCTCCAAAGTACCTGTTTGACGTTACGAGGT includes the following:
- a CDS encoding PaaI family thioesterase, translated to MNETDTRSLEIELPIAVYEHLEDEDKTVTETLAALATGHVQLQESIETYTNREDGGAGSDSNRLETSPPIAELLGFQVESFGNGEAIVTFDPGPEHANPMGTLHGGVLCDIGDMAMGAAYGSTLADDESFTTLELDVKFRRPVWEQPLTATGQVIDAGRTVGLVTCDITGPDGELVAHLQSTCLTLRGNSAEGR
- a CDS encoding helix-turn-helix domain-containing protein translates to MYEVLDDTAAQTILAIESGDSIRRVAQHLHTPYETVRQAVNRLEDAGYVSYDDGLTVVDERVRDAALELVAASAGVSPPSIEETYVIPQFSDWPFAFTRIDAVYVWTQGGYQVGREPDDYPLFLAVREQDVDAWETFFESFDLPTAFERQPRDELDGPLQIVLEPRASLDIEHVEGYPVIPRAETIEYMHENYAQFQSGLAMLDRMYEDLDLGVAYRETERAQP
- a CDS encoding helix-turn-helix domain-containing protein, with amino-acid sequence MREYILTAEYERGADPLMDVFISHPDLVGRALRVTASSAGLWRVDRFVGPNDALDKVERVMMDHSVCNECLGEHSDCTIDGEHEVVADERGGRFIYSYSSGGRYCHSIPFFTTQTVGNGALFDARRRGNVYEWRVLLPGDTMGGEIFDRLQDGLPGGVELSLKQVGSPSAWLNADISQMDLPHDQRQAIEAAVEFGYYETPREASLGDMADELDLPKSTLRYRLRRAERWLTNSVFSEATRDTVNI
- a CDS encoding ParA family protein — its product is MTDTNTARITVANQKGGAGKTTDVIHTGGALAARDHDVLLVDIDYHGGLTCSLGYNDLYYDTDRTTLFDVLDFDQMESVNDIIVEHEEFDILPASEKLANNKNIQTLLEAPKSRERLEMTLDELDKDYDYIIVDTPPSLNVLTDNALVATGNVVIPVIPEKLNANSLQIFAKQLSSLEQAYGDINRLAIVCNRVEQNAEHRDTIEEIKSAYSLPVFEIPKRTDLSQSIGKGVSVFGFGKENQRVEDARDLFNEIADLFDETFEKTAPEEVEA